Proteins encoded in a region of the Acidobacteriota bacterium genome:
- a CDS encoding NAD(P)/FAD-dependent oxidoreductase — translation MLIRTVEHLPKIVIIGGGFGGLWAAKALANKPVDVTLIDRKNHHVFQPLLYQVATAVLSPGEIASPIRRILHHAKNIEVILGEAVDFDKENKAVRLDDGTEVPFDYLIVAAGARHAYFGRDEWETWAPGLKTLEDAVEIRRRVLLAFELAERKAALSGIQDPLTFAIVGAGPTGVELAGAIAGIARQALNKDFKAIDTTTARVVLFEGSERVLGTFASDLSESAKQQLEELGVEVRLNSFVNEIEPGKLKVGDYWFECDVVVWATGVAASPLGARLGVETDRAGRVKVEPDLSIPGHRNIFVIGDMVHLLQENGELVPGVSPAAMQMGRLTAKNILGEIKGKPRKNFVYLDKGSMATIGRSRAIAQAFGMKFRGFIAWLMWLFLHVVFLIGFRNRLFVLMGWFWAYLTRERSARLITGDANELRDALMFMEGEEAVKLLEKLAAKETPPKTTETV, via the coding sequence ATGCTGATTAGGACGGTGGAACATCTTCCCAAAATTGTAATCATCGGCGGCGGGTTTGGCGGGCTTTGGGCGGCGAAAGCTTTGGCGAATAAACCGGTTGATGTCACCCTCATCGACCGCAAGAATCACCACGTTTTTCAGCCGCTGCTTTATCAGGTGGCGACGGCCGTGCTCTCGCCCGGCGAGATCGCCTCGCCGATCCGGCGGATACTCCACCACGCAAAGAACATCGAAGTGATCCTCGGCGAAGCTGTTGATTTCGATAAAGAGAATAAAGCCGTCAGGCTCGATGACGGAACCGAAGTTCCGTTCGACTATCTCATCGTTGCGGCCGGTGCTCGCCACGCCTACTTCGGCCGCGATGAATGGGAGACCTGGGCTCCGGGCCTCAAGACGCTTGAGGACGCGGTCGAGATACGCCGGCGTGTACTGCTGGCCTTTGAGCTGGCCGAACGCAAGGCGGCCCTTTCCGGAATTCAGGACCCGCTTACATTTGCAATTGTCGGTGCCGGGCCGACCGGTGTTGAGCTTGCTGGTGCGATCGCCGGCATCGCCCGCCAGGCGCTAAACAAGGACTTCAAAGCGATCGACACCACCACGGCCCGCGTCGTGCTTTTTGAAGGCTCGGAACGCGTGCTTGGCACGTTTGCGAGCGACCTTTCGGAGAGTGCAAAACAGCAGCTTGAGGAACTCGGTGTCGAGGTGCGACTAAACAGTTTCGTCAACGAGATAGAACCCGGCAAGCTCAAGGTCGGCGATTACTGGTTCGAGTGCGACGTCGTCGTCTGGGCGACGGGCGTTGCGGCCTCGCCTCTCGGGGCAAGGCTCGGCGTCGAAACCGACCGTGCCGGCCGCGTTAAGGTCGAGCCCGATCTCTCGATCCCCGGCCACCGGAACATTTTCGTCATCGGCGATATGGTTCATCTGCTGCAGGAGAACGGCGAACTCGTTCCGGGCGTAAGCCCCGCGGCGATGCAGATGGGGCGGCTGACAGCAAAGAACATCCTCGGTGAGATAAAGGGAAAGCCGAGGAAGAACTTCGTTTATCTCGATAAAGGCTCGATGGCCACTATCGGCCGTAGCCGTGCTATCGCCCAAGCGTTCGGGATGAAGTTCCGCGGCTTCATCGCCTGGCTGATGTGGCTCTTTCTCCACGTGGTCTTCCTGATCGGTTTCCGCAACCGCCTGTTCGTCCTGATGGGCTGGTTCTGGGCATATTTGACCCGCGAGCGAAGTGCCAGACTGATCACCGGCGACGCGAACGAACTCCGCGACGCTCTGATGTTCATGGAAGGCGAAGAGGCCGTAAAGCTGCTGGAAAAACTCGCCGCAAAGGAAACGCCGCCCAAAACAACGGAGACCGTCTGA
- a CDS encoding ATP-binding protein — protein MKRKAFEKKIHEAFQVTPAVAILGPRQCGKTTLAGIFGDHTGQEVNRFDLEDPVDLARLENPLLTLEKLSGLIVIDEIQRIPDFFPVLRVLIDRKLPQKYLILGSASGELVRQSSESLAGRLSYIELTPFDLSEVGVENSEKHLIRGGFPLSYLAENDKLSYRWRESYIRTFLERDIPALGIRVSALQLRRFWMMLAHFHGQIVNFSDLGRSLDINDTTARSYLDILTGTLMIRELSPWFENIGKRQVKRPKIYFRDSGIFHSLLGIQTIEELESNPKLGASWEGYALEETIRSLDARPEECFFWGIHAQAELDLLVMKDGKKLGFEFKYSDAPTLSPSMKKSIEMLSLDSLTVVYPGDRKYELAENIRVTPLADLA, from the coding sequence ATGAAAAGAAAAGCCTTTGAAAAGAAGATTCACGAAGCGTTTCAAGTAACTCCGGCTGTGGCGATCCTTGGCCCAAGACAGTGCGGAAAGACCACGTTGGCCGGCATCTTCGGCGACCACACAGGACAAGAAGTTAACCGATTCGACCTAGAGGATCCTGTTGATCTTGCCCGTTTGGAGAACCCGCTCCTGACGCTCGAGAAGTTGAGTGGCTTGATCGTTATTGACGAGATACAACGGATACCGGATTTTTTTCCTGTTCTCAGGGTTCTTATCGACCGAAAACTACCTCAAAAATATCTGATACTTGGAAGTGCTTCGGGTGAACTCGTTCGCCAATCGTCCGAATCGCTGGCCGGCCGATTGAGCTACATAGAACTCACGCCTTTCGATCTTTCGGAGGTTGGGGTTGAGAATTCGGAAAAGCACCTTATTCGCGGCGGGTTTCCGCTTTCGTATCTGGCCGAGAATGACAAGCTTAGTTACAGGTGGCGAGAGAGCTATATCCGAACATTTCTCGAGCGTGATATTCCCGCACTCGGAATTCGGGTTTCTGCATTGCAGCTTCGGCGATTTTGGATGATGCTGGCACATTTTCATGGCCAGATCGTGAATTTTTCGGATCTTGGCCGGTCGCTAGACATCAACGACACAACGGCGAGAAGCTATTTAGACATTCTTACCGGTACTCTAATGATCCGCGAGCTTTCACCATGGTTTGAGAACATCGGGAAACGTCAGGTGAAACGCCCAAAGATCTATTTCCGCGATAGCGGTATTTTTCATTCACTGCTAGGTATTCAAACGATCGAAGAACTGGAAAGCAACCCGAAACTTGGCGCTTCTTGGGAAGGGTACGCTCTTGAAGAGACGATCCGTAGCCTCGACGCTCGTCCCGAAGAGTGCTTTTTCTGGGGCATCCACGCGCAGGCGGAATTGGATCTTTTGGTGATGAAGGACGGGAAGAAGCTTGGATTCGAGTTCAAGTACAGCGACGCTCCGACCCTCTCGCCATCAATGAAAAAGAGCATCGAGATGTTGTCTCTTGATAGTTTGACCGTTGTCTATCCGGGCGATCGGAAATACGAACTGGCCGAAAACATTCGTGTTACGCCGCTTGCGGATTTAGCTTGA
- a CDS encoding ThiF family adenylyltransferase — protein MDERYSRQILFREIGSEGQERLLASRVLIVGCGALGASHAEMLSRAGVGNLRIVDRDFVEFTNLQRQTLFSESDAAERLPKAIAAKRRIAEINSEIEVEAIVADVNNSNIESLIAGCDIILDGTDNFQVRYLVNDACVKHELPWIYGAAVSSYGTTMTIRPGETPCLRCIFEEMPDAGSAPTCDTAGVIMPIIASISAIQVAEAVKVLVGDTSSLHSSLVQIDLWANDWRKIKLAGANEDCICCVGREFEFLDAEAQEFAAVLCGRDAVQIAPPRPTELDLPTLAQRLAALGEVKQNEYLLRLNIEDKEMTIFRDGRAIIKGTDDISVARILYARFVGV, from the coding sequence ATGGACGAACGCTACAGCCGCCAGATATTGTTTCGCGAGATCGGCAGCGAGGGCCAGGAGCGGCTGCTCGCCTCGCGTGTGCTTATCGTCGGTTGCGGAGCTCTCGGCGCTTCGCATGCGGAGATGCTTTCGCGGGCCGGCGTCGGCAACCTCCGGATAGTCGACCGTGACTTCGTTGAATTCACCAATCTCCAACGCCAGACGCTCTTTAGCGAATCCGACGCGGCCGAGCGTTTACCAAAAGCGATTGCGGCAAAACGACGGATCGCCGAGATCAACTCTGAGATCGAGGTCGAGGCGATCGTTGCCGACGTCAACAACTCGAACATCGAATCCTTGATCGCCGGCTGCGATATCATCCTCGATGGCACGGATAATTTCCAGGTCCGGTATCTCGTCAACGATGCCTGTGTAAAGCACGAACTGCCTTGGATATATGGCGCCGCCGTTTCGAGCTACGGGACGACGATGACCATCCGCCCGGGCGAAACGCCATGCCTCCGCTGCATTTTTGAGGAAATGCCGGATGCGGGCAGTGCGCCAACGTGCGACACGGCCGGTGTGATCATGCCGATCATCGCCAGCATCTCTGCCATTCAGGTCGCCGAGGCGGTCAAGGTTCTCGTAGGCGACACATCTTCGCTCCACAGCTCGCTTGTCCAGATCGACCTCTGGGCCAATGATTGGCGAAAGATAAAACTCGCCGGAGCGAACGAGGATTGCATCTGCTGTGTCGGACGCGAGTTCGAATTTCTCGACGCCGAAGCCCAAGAGTTTGCCGCCGTCCTCTGCGGTCGCGACGCCGTCCAGATCGCCCCGCCGCGGCCAACCGAACTCGATCTTCCCACTCTCGCCCAGCGGCTTGCGGCCCTCGGCGAAGTAAAGCAGAACGAATACCTGCTTCGACTGAATATAGAAGACAAGGAGATGACCATCTTCCGCGACGGCCGTGCGATCATAAAAGGGACGGACGATATTTCCGTTGCGAGGATTTTGTATGCTCGGTTTGTAGGAGTTTGA
- a CDS encoding VCBS repeat-containing protein, with protein MRKTLLALSLMIFVSGAAAQDEDYPWKIPTAEDYPALVQTAATCNGFTPRNWTVMASAEGDLNKDGRPDCVLVLKGTDRRFIYKNDGLGSEEFDTNPRVLAVAFADAKGGFRLHVQNNSFIVMSDSPTMTEPFQDVSIKRGVLTFIFEEFYSAGSWSMSNRTYKFRYQNGEMTLIGVDKTSVQRNTGDIETRSYNLSTQRMTIEVGNISDDGQGKITRKAIRVRPLPTLRNVKPMFTWTIEKDVVL; from the coding sequence ATGAGAAAAACTTTGCTGGCCTTATCGCTGATGATCTTCGTTTCCGGTGCCGCGGCACAAGATGAGGACTATCCATGGAAGATACCAACGGCTGAGGATTACCCGGCACTCGTTCAAACCGCCGCGACGTGCAATGGGTTCACACCAAGAAATTGGACGGTCATGGCGAGTGCCGAAGGCGACCTGAACAAGGACGGGAGGCCCGACTGCGTGCTTGTTCTCAAGGGAACAGACCGCCGATTCATTTACAAGAATGATGGCCTCGGTTCCGAAGAATTTGATACCAATCCCCGCGTCCTCGCGGTCGCATTTGCAGATGCGAAAGGCGGATTCCGACTGCACGTGCAAAACAACTCGTTCATCGTCATGAGCGATTCGCCGACGATGACGGAGCCCTTTCAGGACGTATCAATCAAGCGTGGTGTTCTGACATTTATCTTCGAAGAGTTCTACAGTGCTGGTTCGTGGTCGATGAGCAATCGGACATACAAGTTTCGTTATCAGAACGGCGAGATGACGCTGATCGGAGTTGATAAGACCTCGGTGCAGCGGAATACTGGCGATATCGAAACGCGTAGCTACAATCTTTCGACCCAGCGAATGACGATCGAGGTTGGGAACATAAGCGACGATGGCCAAGGGAAGATCACGAGAAAGGCCATTCGCGTCCGCCCGCTGCCGACCCTACGCAACGTTAAGCCGATGTTCACCTGGACGATAGAAAAAGACGTTGTGCTATAG
- a CDS encoding zf-TFIIB domain-containing protein, which translates to MIDQPDPIALNCPNCGGAVMSDRSACEFCRSRLKTVGCPACLGLMFLGAEFCSNCGKKAAAAVIIEEKAAGDCPRCRRPLQLVEIDAVRIRECGQCGGFWSATETFEGLCSNSEQQASVLGFIGSDAHPHAHPATISYVPCPDCGDLMNRSNFARSSGVIIDICKQHGVWFDADELPKIIAFINKGGLSRQREKEKMAIEDERRKLRDDQRRMAMIERRSGLTNFENAPEKPSGVGRVISFLFDI; encoded by the coding sequence ATGATCGATCAACCAGATCCAATAGCACTAAATTGTCCGAACTGCGGCGGTGCCGTGATGAGCGACCGCTCGGCGTGCGAATTCTGCCGCTCGCGGCTGAAGACGGTCGGCTGCCCTGCCTGCCTCGGCCTGATGTTTCTCGGAGCAGAGTTCTGTTCAAATTGCGGCAAGAAAGCCGCCGCTGCGGTCATCATCGAAGAAAAGGCCGCGGGCGATTGCCCTCGGTGCCGAAGGCCTCTTCAGTTGGTTGAGATCGATGCCGTACGGATCCGCGAGTGCGGCCAGTGCGGCGGATTTTGGTCGGCAACAGAGACGTTCGAGGGGCTTTGCTCGAACAGCGAACAGCAAGCCTCGGTTCTTGGCTTTATCGGCAGCGACGCCCACCCGCACGCACATCCCGCGACCATCTCGTACGTCCCGTGCCCGGACTGCGGAGATCTGATGAACCGAAGCAATTTCGCCCGTTCGTCCGGCGTCATCATCGACATCTGTAAACAGCACGGCGTTTGGTTCGATGCCGATGAACTGCCGAAGATCATCGCCTTTATCAACAAAGGCGGACTCTCGCGCCAACGTGAAAAAGAGAAGATGGCGATCGAGGACGAACGCCGCAAACTCCGCGATGACCAGCGGCGAATGGCCATGATCGAACGCCGCTCCGGCCTAACTAACTTTGAAAATGCACCTGAAAAACCGTCGGGCGTCGGCCGGGTGATCAGCTTCCTGTTCGACATTTGA